TTTTCTTTATCTAACCCCCTTATTTTGTAAATGATGATGAGAGTAGGCGATCGTTATGAGTATGACCCTGAACATGATACTTTAGATAAAAAAGGCTTAGGAACAGTTTACCGTGCAGTAGATACCCAAGAAAATAGGGTAGTAGCGCTGAAGTGTATTTCACCTGACTTGTTGCCTGCCCACTACGATCTGGCTGATGAGATAGAACGGGTAAAATACCACTCAGACGAAAACCTGGTGCGGTATTACGATGTGTTCGAGCAAGAGCTGCCTGTAGATGTTTCTGCGATTCCTGACAATGTATTGTCGAACACCAATATTGAGATAACTTCTGATGCTGAGGATGAAAACACGCTTAAAGAAGAAACTTTGCTGTTTCATATCGTAGTAATGGAGTATGTAGAGGGCAAAACCTTGAATAATTTCCCTATTTACAACCTCACAGAAGAATCCCTGCAGCATTTACTGCGCGACATATTGTCAGGCTTGCAATACTTGCACGACCACCGCATTATTCATCGAGATTTGAGGCAAGCCAAAGTGATTATCAAAGAAGAGAATGGAGGACTTACGCCAAAGATTTTATACTTTGGACTAAGTGCACAATTGAGCCAGTATATGTCCAACTATGGTTATTTGCCTCCCGAACGCTTGGGTAAATATGACGAGAGGATTACTGAAATGTCGGATATATGGATGTTTGGGGTGTTGGTGTATGAACTATTGACCAATCAATTGCCTTTTGGCTCTACCCAAAACGGCACTACCAATGATGTAATCATGGCAAATATTCTGAGTGATCAAATGCAAGGCGATTTAAATAATTTGATTCCCCCCTATGATGCCATCGTACAAAAATGCTTAGCAAATGACCCAGAAGAGCGTTATGAGCAAGTAGCCGACTTGATCAAAATGTTTCCCAAAAAGACTGATGAAACAAAATATTCGGCTTTTGAAACCACTAAAGGTTTTGGTGATACAGCGGCCTCGCTTGGGACTACTCAAGAAGAATATGACAAAGAAATATATGGTACCACAAATGTCGACCAGGTAACGATTGGTGATGCTACTTTTAAACCTGCGGATGGTTCAGACGAGCAGCCTGCTTCAGTGATTAAACCAAAGTCAATGT
This window of the Microscilla marina ATCC 23134 genome carries:
- a CDS encoding serine/threonine protein kinase, which codes for MMMRVGDRYEYDPEHDTLDKKGLGTVYRAVDTQENRVVALKCISPDLLPAHYDLADEIERVKYHSDENLVRYYDVFEQELPVDVSAIPDNVLSNTNIEITSDAEDENTLKEETLLFHIVVMEYVEGKTLNNFPIYNLTEESLQHLLRDILSGLQYLHDHRIIHRDLRQAKVIIKEENGGLTPKILYFGLSAQLSQYMSNYGYLPPERLGKYDERITEMSDIWMFGVLVYELLTNQLPFGSTQNGTTNDVIMANILSDQMQGDLNNLIPPYDAIVQKCLANDPEERYEQVADLIKMFPKKTDETKYSAFETTKGFGDTAASLGTTQEEYDKEIYGTTNVDQVTIGDATFKPADGSDEQPASVIKPKSMFDTLDEVTDFEEAKEKRTNKFLIVALILSVILSLFVIYFLTQYGKKKLDYHPMPNPAKQVVAEALHQGMTTLS